gtgTGATCATGGCCTTTTGGTATTTCTGGTGCAGGGTCCTTTTTTTCTAAACCAACCCCAAACCACTGCCGATGGGTCGATTTCGACtcctaacaaccctgtaggacagagtagaatggccctgtagggtttccaaggctgcaagtctttatggaaacagattgccacatctttctcccacagaggctggtgggtttgaaccgcctaccttttggttagcagctgagcgctttaaccactgcatccccagggctcctttctttttttcctgaaacaaaaAATAAGTTTTTTCACTATTTTAATATATCCCCTTTATTTTAAAAGTGTCAAATCTCATCTTCCATGTTAATCCCTATGTTTATTTAGTTCTTTATAATTTACAAAGCATTTCCGCATCGAGTTTTATGGTTTACTCGAGTTCACATTATGACTTTTTAAAAGTTGTGTTGGAGAGTTATCATCTTCCTCTTACTCATTAAAATGCTGACGCCCAGGTTAAGTAACCTGGTGAAGATCACACAGCAGGTAGAGGGACTGGCTCAGTGTTTGTTTCTGCCTCTTCTACACTTCCCATGTCTTCTATCTAGAATGATCCGATTTTCTAAACTGAAAATCCGAAGCCCATGGTTTACAATAGATGTTTTCCTGTATTATAAATTTACATGAATAAGTCTTTTTAATTCTTacatgtcttcattttttttttagagatgtaTGATCTTCATAAAATGTGAAGCATTGTGCAAGTATTTAGTGTAGATATTGAAAATACCTTAAAATTCTAACAGATAATATTGGTATATGGATTGTTGTACGGACATTACATTGTAAAGTGTCATTATACCATAAAAACtgtttaatactttattttttcacttaataaagtAGCTTGAAAGTATTTTCTTGGAAGTCATTCTTAAAAATTTTGACAAATTATATAATTCAAATGATATTATCTTGTACTTTTAAGAAATAGCATgtacgagaaaaaaaaaaaaacgaagctaATAGGTGATCAGGACCATCTTAGAAACCCTAGACAGCCTCTCAATGCTCTAATCAAATACCTGAAGGTATGTCCTGTAGTATACCTTCCAGCTAACTTGTAATTGCTTAAAATcaaggtttccttcatttttatcaCGTCTTCTCCATTATCTCTTCCTCTAGTAATGAAACTGTAAGCTCACCAGAGAAACTCATTTCCCACATATTTTGTAAGGAATAGGGAGGGATGCGAAATGGAAAAGTCTTCAAATAGGGAAACTGCAGGATGCGGAAGGAAAAATACTAGTGTGGTAGGTTTTCACTcccactctctttctctcctcccagGTGATCGTGGAGAAGGCTCCTAAAGCCAGGGTGCCTGACCTGGACAAGAGGAAGTATCTCGTGCCCTCTGACCTCACCGGTAatgcccctcccttcctcctgacCCTTTCTCCTGTGGTGAAGTAGTCTCAGTCCTTATTACATGCCTGGGAATGTGAGATGGAGAGGAAGTACAGAGTTGAAGAGAGTGAGTGGAATTCTCCAGAGACATGATTTCAAAAATGAATGACACAGTAGTTCTTCTCCCATCACCAATTCCCTTCAGCATTTCCTGTCACAGTGTCTTATTCGACTTACATACAGCAAAGTGCGAAATATTGAAAGGTCAGgcgtccatttttttttttaaccagttttaAAATCTTTGTTACAGTGAAATCAGTTTATTTGCAAAGGAAAACCAGACTAGTTTCTTGGACTGATGACATTTTAGAGATTCTCAGCTGAATACCTCTCTTGTCAAGTTCCAGTTCTTTGTGATACGTTTTGTAGATCTGTTGGGAATCAGAAAGAACATGTTTATTCTTTACCTTGAACCTCGATTCTTACTGTAATATCTGCTGCATTCAGAACACTCTGGAAAGACTCTGTAGATATGTTTGCTACAGAGTTAATAATTTTGAATATTAGCCTTCTAGAATTTTTTCAATCTTCTCAGGAAAACATACTGTCTTGAACCCCATTCACTGCCTAGCACTAGGGCGAGTTTACCATGCTAATACTACTGGAGCCTAGTAGACATCTTTCCATCATTATCATTTGTCTACGGGTGGAAGTGTAGGTGGAAATGTATTTTAAGTCAGAATTAAACAATAGTGAGAATGTTTTGGTTGAATATACATGGTATTCCTTCAAAGTAGTTCTCAGGTCTTGAGTGAATACTTTAGCCTTAGGTCTGAAATAGGGTAAAGGCAAAAAGGATTGAGGAGTAGACTCATGTCTTTTGAGtttcactttttatttctaaAGTGCTAGGCAAGTATTGGGATGTGCCTAGATGGTAGATAAAGCTGGTACTTACAACAGAGAAGGAGCcctagcggtgcagtggttaaagcatttggctgctaactgaaaggtgggcagttcgaacccactagccactctgctggagaaagatgtgacagtctgttcctgtaaagatgacagccttggaaaccatatggagcagttctactctggactataaggtcgctatgagtcataatcgaatcgacagcaacgggttatggGTTATTCCAAAGTGAACCAGtgcaatagaattttttttttttttttctgggacttACCCTTATACTAATCCCTTGTCttcttccctcttgcattacttTTTCTGgaaccttcttccttccttcatccAGTGGGCCAGTTCTATTTCTTAATCCGGAAGAGGATCCACCTCCGACCTGAGGACGCTTTATTCTTCTTTGTCAACAACACCATCCCTCCCACTAGTGCTACCATGGGCCAGCTGTATGAGGTAATGGTCACAGTCACAGTATGGCACAGTCTGGCGTTCTCTAGCTTTAGTTTCAGTGTGTGGTGATAACACACCTGGGAAGTAGGGCAGAAGGTGTTGTTGATCAGGCTCCTCTTACACACGGCAGTGTAAGGCTCCAGGAGATTGGATACCGCTTGCCCTTTAGGATTGAGCGCCCTACTAGGTCCAATCCTTTTGAATTCTCCTCTCAGTTCTGCTTTACTGTGGTGTTTCAATATTGGGTTGTCTTTATTGCACTAGCAGAAAGTGATTCCCGATTACAAATAATTCGTCTTCCCAGTGCTGTTCCTGTCATTCTTACTGGTGACATATAACTTGTAAATGAACTCTGCATTTAGGTTCCAGTTCATTATTTTATTCCTATTTAGCAATAGACTAAGAAAACAGTAAAGTAAAGCTAACCCCTTCTATCTCTGAAGCCAGCCTCTTCAAACTCTGATAGTTTGCCTTAAAAGTTAGCTCCTTTTGTGGAGacgagagagaggaaaaaaaaaaaaaaaaagttagctccTTCTATAAACACTGAAGTTTTGGCTTAGAACATCCACGTAGACTCACACAAGGGAAGCTTTTCTTGTAAGAATGGAACTAAGATGAAGAAGCAGATTCCCCACATCTGGGCACTGGTGAATCCAACTGTAGAATTAATTTGTCTTAGCACATAAACTCAGTtggagaaaattattttatttcactgGTATTTCCTAAAGGATTTACATAAGATGTTGCCTTCCCTTTGTGCCCTGTTAGCAAATTATACAGctaaacctgtgagagccagaactctacAGGACCGTGTTGTTTTCCTGGGTCTCCAAAGTTTTCTGCTGTTGACAGGGTGCACTCTCACCACTTTTCCTCttgtttgttttagtggaaaatatttgtgttttccttctctgacaggttactgccttacacaggttccagctttcacagtttTACTGTATAAATTTCTAACAACCTCTAATGTTTTATTCTATAGTGTATATTCCTTAGGAGTATATATTCACTGGGAGCCCTCGtgcaacagtggttaagagctgcgactgctaactagaaggccagcagtttgaatacaccagttgctccttggaaatccaaggggtagttctactctattctgcagggtatctctgagtcagaaccgactggacggcaaagAGTTATATATTCTTTAGTAGTACATGTTTTATCTATATTCTTTTTACCAGAATGagctttttcaaaaaattttgtgtttttaatcttttaaccTTTTTTACTGAGGTGATATTGATATAAGTGTAACCATTTTTAAAGTGAACTATTCAGTGGcgtttagtacattcacaatgttgtgcgaCCATAACCTCTGTcttgttctgaaatattttcatcaccccagaaagaagcCGGTGCCCATTAAGCTGTTGTTCCTTATTCAGCCTCTGGCAAGCAtggaatctgctttctgtctgtatggatttacctattttggatatttcatgtaaatgaaatcatataatatgtaccCTTTGAGtgtggcttttttcacttagcataatatttttgaggttcatccatgtttagcatgtatcagtacttcatttatttttataactgaataatactccattgtatttATATACCACAATGTGTTTATCTTTTCATccgttggtggacatttgggctttttctactttttggctcttGGGAATAGTACTACTATGAACATGCATGTACACGTATTTGAGTGTACCTCTTTTCAGTTATTtgcagctctggtggcacagtggttaagagtttggctgataaccaagggatcaccagttgcttcttgaaaccctgtgggggcagttctagtctgtcctgtagggttgctatgagtgggaattgacttgaccgcaatgggttttttggttttcaactATTTGGGTATATACTCAGGACTGGAATTGCTAGGATGAGCTTTTTAAAAGTAAGGACTGTGCCTCATCATCTTCATGTTCTTGACACTTAGGTGTATTAGGTTCTCTATGAAGGTTTTTTGTTTATGAACTCAGAGCTCAAAGTTTAACTCCA
The DNA window shown above is from Elephas maximus indicus isolate mEleMax1 chromosome 4, mEleMax1 primary haplotype, whole genome shotgun sequence and carries:
- the GABARAPL1 gene encoding gamma-aminobutyric acid receptor-associated protein-like 1 isoform X2; translation: MKFQYKEDHPFEYRKKEGEKIRKKYPDRVPVIVEKAPKARVPDLDKRKYLVPSDLTVGQFYFLIRKRIHLRPEDALFFFVNNTIPPTSATMGQLYEDNHEEDYFLYVAYSDESVYGNHTPKRYLPL